A stretch of Henckelia pumila isolate YLH828 chromosome 4, ASM3356847v2, whole genome shotgun sequence DNA encodes these proteins:
- the LOC140861359 gene encoding uncharacterized protein produces MPFTENGEKNGRETTPGRRDDERPSLKLEEPRLWLPKGFCQWSRGREVEVDARLREKGNEAWKGGHGEKPEKFTGVDFKSWQQKMLFYLTTLNLTRFLSEDAPKLKADSLYNVYCEKKTAKELWESLDKKYKTEDAGAKKFLVGRFLDFKMVDSKLVISQVQEIQVILHEIHAEGMTLRESFQMAAIVEKLPPAYKDFKNYLKHKRNEMNVEELIVRLRVEEDNKSSEKRLFSLVAAKANVVEHGQSSRKKHFNPSNKRMKMGPKGGITKKKFFEKCFSCDGTGHKASECKKPKKNRELIMVENISHEVSNMNLCAVISKVNLVASNPREWWIDTGVTRHVCSDKEMFANLEESENREMLFMGNSATSEIKGQEKVVLKMTS; encoded by the exons atgcctttcaccgaaaatGGAGAGAAAAACGGGCGTGAgacgactccgggacgacgggacgatgaaCGACCAAGTTTGAAGCTTGAAGAACCGCGGCTATGGCTTCCTAAGGGTTTCTGTCAATGGAGTAGAGGAAGAGAGGTTGAGGTAGACGCTCGGTTGAGAGAAAAGGGGAATGAGGCGTGGAAAGGGGG TCACGGAGAAAAGCCTGAGAAGTTCACTGGTGTGGACTTCAAGAGTTGGCAGCAGAAAATGCTCTTCTACTTGACGACGTTGAACCTGACCAGATTCCTCTCGGAGGATGCTCCTAAGCTTAAGGCGG ATTCGCTCTACAATGTGTACTGCGAAAAGAAAACGGCCAAAGAGCTGTGGGAATCCCTTGACAAAAAGTACAAAACCGAGGATGCGGGGGCCAAGAAGTTTCTTGTAGGCCgctttttggattttaagatggTGGATTCCAAGCTGGTTATCAGCCAAGTTCAAGAAATCCAAGTGATTCTTCACGAGATTCACGCTGAGGGGATGACGTTGAGAGAATCCTTTCAAATGGCGGCCATTGTTGAGAAGCTACCACCGGCATATAAGGATTTCAAGAATTACTTGAAACACAAGCGAAATGAGATGAATGTTGAAGAACTCATTGTTCGACTTCGTGTCGAGGAAGACAACAAGAGCTCTGAAAAACGACTGTTTTCTCTAGTTGCTGCTAAAGCAAATGTTGTCGAGCATGGCCAAAGCTCGAGAAAGAAACATTTCAATCCTTCGAACAAAAGGATGAAGATGGGACCAAAAGGAGGCATTACGAAGAAGAAGTTCTTCGAGAAATGCTTCAGCTGTGATGGTACTGGTCACAAGGCCTCTGAGTGCAAGAAGCCAAAGAAAAATCGAGAGTTGATTATGGTGGAGAACATATCCCATGAGGTTTCAAACATGAACCTCTGTGCTGTCATTTCTAAAGTTAATCTGGTTGCTTCAAACCCAAGGGAGTGGTGGATTGATACTGGTGTCACTCGCCATGTTTGCTCTGACAAAGAGATGTTTGCAAATCTTGAGGAATCCGAGAACAGGGAAATGCTGTTCATGGGAAATTCTGCAACTTCTGAAATCAAGGGACAAGAAAAAGTGGTTTTGAAGATGACTTCTTGA
- the LOC140860133 gene encoding COBRA-like protein 7: MYLCVYIHEFELKRAHIPSFAYMEATTIVLSLFLLILGTARAQTGPPAQAQAPAPASDDCNGVFLSYTYTSGKIVPPILKPFAARQAYRFESSLLVLNNDLVNLKSWRVFVGFQHDEYLVSAANAVLADGNSIPGGVGNGTVFAGYPGPDLKSGIETAGDLTQMSVRVGLVGTQFGVGSPGVPMPTNISLVNDGWICPKPTMQGNSSMQVCCNRDLKFKSNITADGEFLPRQNGDLTIMYDVTKTYESNYWAQVTIENHNPLGRLDNWQLNWDWMEDEFISAMKGAYPSVVDTSKCVFGVQGQFYQNLDFSTALNCDRRPTILDLPLAKTNDTNLGMIPFCCRNGTILPPAMDPSKSKSAFQINVFKMPPNLNRSDLVPPQNWAISGRLNPDYKCGPPVRVSPSQFPDPSLLLPNSSAIASWQVVCNITQPKGVSPRCCVSFSAYYNESIIPCQTCACGCPANTDQTCSSTSPALFLPSQALLVPFENRTTLSRAWAELHHFPLSNPLPCGDNCGVSINWHLFTDYRGGWSARITIFNWDDVAFVDWFTALEFEKAAPGFEAVYSFNGSALNGVNNTIFMQGLPGLNYLVAEADGADPQKDPQVPGKQQSVISFTKKMTPGINIPGGDGFPSKVYFNGEECSLPKILPTSGSYHLDSSVMLSFFLVFLAFMFVKQ; encoded by the exons TTGAAACGCGCTCACATTCCAAGTTTCGCATACATGGAGGCCACCACAATCGTGCTCTCCCTGTTTCTTCTCATCCTTGGCACCGCCCGCGCACAAACAGGCCCTCCGGCGCAAGCCCAAGCGCCGGCACCGGCCTCCGACGACTGCAACGGAGTGTTTCTTTCCTACACTTACACCTCCGGGAAGATCGTACCCCCCATTCTGAAGCCGTTTGCAGCTCGCCAGGCTTATCGCTTCGAATCTTCCCTGTTAGTGCTGAACAACGACTTGGTGAACCTTAAATCTTGGCGGGTTTTTGTTGGATTTCAGCACGATGAGTATCTGGTCTCTGCTGCCAACGCCGTGCTTGCCGATGGGAACTCCATTCCGGGAGGTGTTGGAAATGGGACGGTCTTCGCGGGGTATCCGGGTCCGGATCTGAAGTCGGGTATTGAGACGGCGGGGGACTTGACCCAGATGAGCGTTCGTGTTGGGCTTGTTGGCACGCAGTTCGGAGTTGGCTCGCCGGGGGTGCCTATGCCTACAAATATCTCGCTGGTGAACGATGGCTGGATTTGCCCAAAACCAACTATGCAAG GAAATAGCTCGATGCAAGTATGTTGCAACAGAGATCTGAAGTTCAAATCAAACATTACCGCAGATGGTGAGTTTTTGCCTCGTCAAAATGGTGATCTTACCATTATGTATGATGTGACGAAAACATACGAGTCCAACTATTGGGCTCAGGTTACTATCGAGAACCATAACCCCCTTGGGCGACTTGATAACTGGCAGCTAAACTGGGATTGGATGGAAGATGAGTTCATTTCTGCCATGAAAGGGGCATATCCGTCTGTAGTGGATACATCAAAATGTGTCTTTGGGGTACAAGGTCAGTTCTACCAGAATCTTGACTTTTCAACTGCATTGAACTGCGACAGAAGGCCCACCATATTAGACTTGCCTTTGGCCAAGACTAATGACACAAACCTAGGAATGATACCCTTCTGTTGTCGGAACGGGACGATCTTGCCTCCTGCTATGGATCCGAGCAAGTCAAAATCAGCATTCCAGATCAACGTTTTCAAGATGCCACCTAACCTCAATCGCTCTGATCTTGTCCCACCTCAGAATTGGGCTATAAGTGGCAGACTTAACCCGGATTATAAATGTGGGCCGCCTGTTCGTGTGAGTCCTAGCCAATTTCCAGACCCGAGCTTACTACTACCCAATTCAAGTGCCATTGCTAGTTGGCAAGTGGTGTGCAACATCACACAGCCAAAAGGTGTCAGCCCGCGATGTTGCGTGTCATTCTCTGCTTACTACAATGAATCCATCATCCCGTGTCAAACTTGTGCCTGTGGTTGCCCTGCTAATACGGATCAAACATGTAGCAGCACCTCTCCCGCTCTTTTTCTCCCATCTCAAGCTCTCTTAGTTCCATTCGAGAACCGTACTACCTTATCAAGAGCATGGGCTGAACTTCACCATTTCCCATTGTCTAACCCACTGCCCTGTGGCGATAATTGTGGAGTTAGTATCAATTGGCACTTGTTCACGGACTATAGAGGTGGATGGTCTGCAAGAATTACAATCTTCAACTGGGATGATGTTGCTTTTGTCGATTGGTTTACGGCATTAGAATTCGAGAAAGCAGCTCCTGGCTTCGAAGCGGTGTACTCCTTTAATGGAAGTGCACTGAATGGCGTAAACAACACGATTTTCATGCAAGGTCTTCCGGGCTTGAACTATCTCGTGGCAGAAGCGGATGGAGCTGATCCCCAGAAAGATCCTCAGGTACCTGGAAAACAGCAGTCCGTCATTTCATTCACAAAGAAGATGACACCTGGAATTAATATTCCTGGTGGTGATGGATTTCCATCAAAAGTCTACTTCAATGGGGAGGAATGCTCGCTGCCTAAAATACTTCCCACAAGCGGTTCATATCACTTGGATTCATCGGTTATGTTATCGTTCTTTCTGGTTTTCCTAGCTTTCATGTTTGTGAAGCAATAG
- the LOC140866825 gene encoding two-component response regulator ARR2-like, with translation MSEGCKAMSFTNSTGSWKSSDGVPDKFPVGLRVLVVDHDSACLLIMETMLRNCLYQVTKCNRAEAALQLLTEKKDGFDIVLSDVMPNMDGFKLLERIDLPVILMSVDNAYNVVMKGITHGACDYLIKPVPMEVLKNIWQHVVRKKKFEWKEKDYEQSGSAEDRVLQLQKPLEDVDYAASANEGHCKNFKRMKDDEDEIEERDDTSTLKKPRVVWSTELHQQFEIAVNQLGVDKAVPKKILEIMNVPGLTRENVASHLQKYRLQRRKVNNLNALGDSFMRTTDAEFAALSSLNGLNLQAASNQLPRHCVTPIQTPSSLGRIAAKPAMSVPLVGQRKIMNFRNQNMRFMEGPQQPNSNVQPVNMLYGVPTNMDSEQFATLDLYAQVAGNMNLHICSPAIQNNMLQTQMVRQQPSASISNEMNGAHIMNQPQTIPNGIVFGRRDFPGPVYSSVSQPSTIVDFSSGQRTELPGNSFSLMSSSKASTLSTKGILQEEVSSEIKGHQSFLPNYDIISKQNYNRNQDWGMHTSGSTPEDGQQPNSQVSMDISPTSFVDPSFSLNPESKIGFSVANGMDNQQDLESLEPQDFMNLYNKQHDDIDIDFGFEDCV, from the exons ATGAGCGAAGGGTGTAAAGCCATGAGTTTTACGAACTCTACTGGTTCCTGGAAGTCGAGTGATGGAGTTCCAGACAAGTTCCCGGTGGGTTTAAGGGTACTTGTTGTGGACCATGACTCTGCTTGTCTATTGATCATGGAGACTATGCTTCGAAATTGCCTCTACCAAG TTACAAAGTGCAATCGAGCAGAAGCCGCGTTACAGTTGCTTACGGAGAAAAAAGATGGCTTTGACATTGTTTTAAGCGATGTTATGCCAAATATGGATGGTTTCAAACTTCTAGAGCGCATTGACTTGCCCGTTATCT TGATGTCAGTAGATAATGCCTACAATGTGGTGATGAAGGGCATCACTCACGGTGCCTGCGACTACCTTATCAAACCGGTTCCTATGGAGGTTTTGAAAAACATATGGCAGCATGTGGTTCGAAAAAAGAAGTTTGAGTGGAAGGAAAAAGATTATGAACAATCGGGAAGTGCCGAAGATAGGGTACTGCAGCTCCAAAAACCTTTGGAAGACGTTGACTATGCGGCATCCGCTAATGAAGGGCATTGCAAAAATTTCAAGAGAATgaaagatgatgaagatgaaaTAGAGGAAAGGGATGATACGTCTACGTTGAAGAAACCACGGGTTGTTTGGTCGACGGAGCTTCATCAGCAATTTGAGATTGCTGTGAATCAACTTGGGGTTGACA AGGCAGTTCCGAAGAAAATCTTGGAGATAATGAATGTGCCTGGGTTAACGAGAGAGAACGTCGCTAGTCATCTTCAG AAATATCGTCTGCAGCGCAGAAAAGTAAACAACCTCAATGCACTTGGCGACTCTTTTATGAGAACCACAGACGCAGAGTTTGCAGCATTATCTTCCCTCAATGGCCTCAATCTTCAAGCTGCTTCGAATCAATTACCTCGCCACTGTGTTACCCCCATCCAAACCCCGTCTTCTCTTGGTAGGATTGCCGCGAAGCCTGCCATGTCTGTGCCCCTGGTCGGTCAAAGAAAGATTATGAACTTCAGAAATCAAAATATGAGATTCATGGAGGGACCACAGCAACCGAACAGTAATGTTCAGCCAGTGAACATGTTGTATGGAGTCCCAACAAATATGGACTCAGAGCAATTTGCCACTTTGGACCTGTATGCTCAGGTTGCCGGCAACATGAATCTGCATATTTGCTCACCTGCGATCCAAAATAATATGCTGCAGACTCAGATGGTTCGACAGCAGCCAAGTGCTTCAATTTCAAATGAAATGAATGGCGCCCATATTATGAACCAACCACAGACGATTCCAAATGGTATTGTATTTGGTAGGAGGGACTTCCCTGGGCCAGTGTACTCCTCAGTTTCCCAGCCATCAACCATTGTAGATTTTTCAAGCGGTCAGAGAACCGAGTTGCCGGGGAATAGCTTTTCCCTGATGAGTAGTTCAAAAGCGTCGACTCTCTCCACGAAAGGaatacttcaagaagaggttaGCTCAGAAATCAAAGGACATCAAAGTTTCTTACCCAACTATGACATTATTAGCAAGCAGAATTATAACAGAAATCAGGATTGGGGTATGCACACTAGCGGCTCAACTCCTGAAGATGGCCAACAGCCAAACTCTCAAGTAAGCATGGACATATCACCAACAAGTTTTGTTGATCCGAGCTTCTCGTTGAACCCAGAAAGTAAGATAGGTTTCTCAGTTGCGAATGGGATGGACAACCAGCAGGATCTCGAAAGCCTGGAGCCACAGGATTTCATGAACCTTTACAACAAACAG CATGACGACATAGATATTGACTTCGGCTTTGAGGATTGTGTGTAG